The following DNA comes from Mucilaginibacter jinjuensis.
TACTCCGCTTGATCCAAGCATCACCAAAGCATTATAATATGCTGCTTTTAATCGCAACAAAAAAGGACGCCTGAGTGGGCGTCCTTTTTTGTTTAGTGCTATTGTTGGTTGGCTTTATCCTTTTCTTTCTGTGCCTTAATAGCTGCGTCTGCTTTTTTGGTAGAATCCCTTTTAGCCTGCTTTTGCACTTTTTTAAGCGAATCCTGTTTTGCCTTTTCCTTCTTTTTAAAAAACCCTCTTAACAAGAAGTTATTTTGAGCTGCCTTTAAATCCTCATGCAGCGTAACAGTACTCGCATTTACGTTTTTAACCGTCTTATGGGCATCTTCAATGGTACCTTCCATATCGCGGGCCATTTTATCGTTATGTAATAAGCGGCCCAATGTACCCTTGCCCTGGTTTACATCTTCAAATATGCCGCTTAAGCTACCTGATATTTTTTCGGCATTATCAGCGACCCTGGTCAGTTTAGCGATGATCTTGTCTACATCAACCGGGTTAACAGCAGTTAATTGGCCGCCATCATTAATTATTTCGTGGCTGGCTATCCCGCCCGGGCTAATAACAATCAATTTATCGCCCATTAATCCATCGCTGCCTATGCTCAATTTAGCATCTTTTTTAATGAATTTTTTAACGTTGTTGTTCAGAGTTAAATCTACCTTAACGGTACTGTCTGATACAATGTTAATGTCTTGTACCACACCAACATTTATACCGGCAAAACGTACGTTGTTGCCAACCATTAAACCGTTCACGTTTTTAAAGGTTCCGTTAACTTTAAAGGTTGAACTGAACATGCTCTTCTGATTCCCGATCAGAAATATGGCTAAAAACAGTACAACAAGCCCAATCACTACAAACAGGCCTATTTTTATTTTCTGGGAAGATGTGGTTCTCATATCGTATCGCTAAAAAAAGATTTTACTAATTCATTATCACTTTTCTGAAGTTCTTCAAACGTGCCTTCAGCTATGTATACACCATCTTCCATTATCACAATATGGTCTGCAGTTATTTTGGCGCATTCCATATCGTGGGTAATAATGATGGACGATGTTTTATATTTCTTCTGTACTTTCAATATCAGCTCGCTAATCTCTCGCGAGGTTATGGGGTCGAGACCTGTTGTAGGCTCATCATACAGCATAATCTCCGGGTTTACCACCAGTGTCCGTGCCAAACCAATTCTTTTGCGCATCCCGCCCGATAGGTCAGACGGCATTTTATCGCCTGCATCAGGCAATCCTACGCCTTCTAAGGCTTCTTTTATGCGTTTATCTATATCTGCCTGGTCTTTGAGCTTTAAAACCCTTGTAAGTGGAAATTCGAGGTTTTCTTTAACCGTCATAGAGTCATATAGCGCTGCACCCTGGAAAAGGAAGCCTATCTTTGTCCGTAGTTCTTTCAGCTCTTTATCATTAAGCTCGGGCACTTCCTTACCGAATACTTTTACGGAGCCGCCATCCGGTATCAGCATCCCTACAATACATTGTATGGTAACAGATTTACCCTCGCCAGACCGGCCCA
Coding sequences within:
- a CDS encoding ABC transporter ATP-binding protein, whose translation is MEKEKDHIENDDLNRDAKGEIVIEITDLQKSFGDKKVLTDINLLVRKSENLVVLGRSGEGKSVTIQCIVGMLIPDGGSVKVFGKEVPELNDKELKELRTKIGFLFQGAALYDSMTVKENLEFPLTRVLKLKDQADIDKRIKEALEGVGLPDAGDKMPSDLSGGMRKRIGLARTLVVNPEIMLYDEPTTGLDPITSREISELILKVQKKYKTSSIIITHDMECAKITADHIVIMEDGVYIAEGTFEELQKSDNELVKSFFSDTI
- a CDS encoding MlaD family protein, translating into MRTTSSQKIKIGLFVVIGLVVLFLAIFLIGNQKSMFSSTFKVNGTFKNVNGLMVGNNVRFAGINVGVVQDINIVSDSTVKVDLTLNNNVKKFIKKDAKLSIGSDGLMGDKLIVISPGGIASHEIINDGGQLTAVNPVDVDKIIAKLTRVADNAEKISGSLSGIFEDVNQGKGTLGRLLHNDKMARDMEGTIEDAHKTVKNVNASTVTLHEDLKAAQNNFLLRGFFKKKEKAKQDSLKKVQKQAKRDSTKKADAAIKAQKEKDKANQQ